The genomic stretch TTTGAAAAACTGGTTCTTGTATCCTAGCAGAGAGCATCCGTTCAAGTTTTTTTCGAGACTTTGATGGATATGGCGAGCAAGGAATAATGACATATTTAATCCTCATAAAACTCAGCCTCCGAAAAAAGTGATTTGTCTAGCATTAACTTcagaaaaggagtttaggaatatttttgaattacaaCGTATGTCCTTTCCCTCTACTATAAATGGTTTTTGGAATCCCCATCCATTAGTACTTtcaagattaattgtgatgctagttatCCTAGTTTGAGTGATAGTGTTGGTGTTGCTTGTGTTATTAGAGATTGTAATGAAAGTTGGCAAATGGGGTGTTTGGAAATGATTGAGAGTAATAGTATTCTTCAAGAAaaattgtttgctatttggagaggaTATCTCTTAGCCTGGGATGTGGGTCAACGAGATGTTATTTGTGAGACGGATTGTGTGGAAGTGTTTAATCTTGTTACTAATCACCAAGATGGTTTTGGGTTTATTGATCCATCGGTGctcaaaataagagatatcatgCATTGAAATTGGCGTGTTGACTTTCGTTTGATTATGAGAGATGCAAACACGGTGGCAGCAGACACTATGACAAAAATGGCGATGAAGTTACAACTTTCTCATATGGAGCTTCCTTCACTTTGGAAAGAATTTAAGAGTAATCTTAAAAAGGATTCTCTCTATTTAAGcaattcttttgttttatttattttattttttttatttaatttatttaagtcacacaaaaaaattatgaagTTGAATTTTTGCATAATAGACAAGATTGGACGaaaaaagtaataatattttggAATTAATTTTCTCTTATTTATCCATTAAGAGAATAATAATatagatatttattttatttatactattGTATTGTAATACGTTAATTTTTGTTAATCATATGTATTATAAGATCAATTTATATCCTTTTAATAATTACTTTAAAAATAATCATACAAATATATATTGACTAATAGAATATAtacatattaaattaaataataaagaataaaaattccaacaaaaatatcaatgaatagaAATTTTCCGTTCATTGCACAAAAATCTAAACTAGCTAGCGAGAGTTACTATAGTTTTACATAGGTCATATCAATAAAAGCTATAGTTAATATAGTAATTACACAGTTCATATTAACAAAAACTATAAGCTGTACAAATGATTTCAAAATGAGAGATAAAAGTTTACACTGCTCCACTGAAAATTAATCAGGAGACCTAATATAAAGTGTAGGTTTTTTTTTCCCACAAAAATTTACTAAATGGAGTAGATGTTCGCATATTAATACAATTAGGCAAAGAACAAACATCTAATTAGAGAGTAGACACACTAAGTTAAGGTTTGACTTGTATCTCAATTCTTTGTTCATGACGAAACACCAACTTATCTCCACATAAACTTTAATTGGTTtatattaaaagttaaaatgAACCAAATCAAAGATGTGGATGCtgctaactaattaattaaacttTAGTCAATTGTGGCTTCTGTACATTGTTATCACCGGATCTAAACAACAAGCGAGGCTTGTTTGAAGCAAATCCTTGGTATTGGTATATGATGCTGTAAAGACATTGTCTCATGTTTGAGATATCAAAGCTTCCAATGAATTCCAAATCCGTATTTCTTGATTTGGCACCGGCAAATTTTTTGTACTCTTCAAACACTGAATCCAAACACCAATTCTGTAATTTCCTCATGCATCCAACAAGGCAACCAGTCCTATGCTGCATTAAATTAAAGAAgacaaaattatattaataatagaaTAATAAGGAATGTAATTAAGGATTAAGTAATGCTagagaattaatttttttttagctaatatcagtgaattttttttttgaaattattttgtttcttttaaatttaaattctaaattataaatctttAATTATATAGACTCTAAattaaaatcctaaaaaaattgACTAATATTAGTTAAGTAAATTtgttatacttttttttttaaagtaagtAACGCATTTGTAAAAAAAATGCAATGACTAAGACATTAATTTGACAAGTCAACGCTTACCTTTCCACTATTGCAATGGATCAAAACTGGGTGATTTTTCACATCTGAAAATTAACACAAATAATTGAGTTAATTATAAGAACAATATAAGTTCTTAATTTTTTATcacaaaaataaatttgttttatcaaattaaaatataaataggtttttgatctttaaaaataaGAGCCAGATAAATTTCTCTAGCGATAATTTGAATTCAGTATGAAAAAATTTATGTTCCCATTtagaaaagttaaaaatttagttgtaattaaatttggtgatagatttttttttatctttaaaataaaatgttagacaacttatttatcatttaaaataagaataatattacatatttaaatttttttgttaatcaaatttaattaaattagtttaatattaacaaaaattagttatgaatattcaaattttattatttataatttggTTGAATTTAGTTCATAAAAAAGTTTGAATGAATAATATTACTCTTCAAAATAAACACgaataaatatgaaaaatatttgagttGCTCTtctaataaattataatgatgtaaataatgtaagaagttgtGTACCAATTAAAACTTTGAGAGCCTCTGTGATTGTATCTTTGACAATAGACTGAGAAAGATCCTGCAAATAAGCACCCAAGAAAAGACTAATCATTATTAGCAATAAACAAAACACGTTTAATGCAATTCCTAAACCCGGCCCCcttaaagttttaaatttttatatgtcACTGAATATACTATCTTTTGaatagtaaagaaaaaaaaaaatagaatagtCAAACATTCGTAATCCAAATTCTTATGTTTCTATTTTCCGATATATTCCAACTTTGGATGTTCAAAGTTGAAACGCTATATACTAATTTTAAAACAATCTGTGAGCCAGCTAGGACGCATTATACAATAGAAGAGAAAGCAGGGTAGGTTAATTACCGTCTTGCCCTCAATACCAAAATGAAAGAGACGGATATTATGTGATTGAAGAAACTCAAGATTCTCCTCGGGATAGGGTTCAGGGCATAAGCATCTGCAGTCATATTAAAATATCCACCAATTgaattattattagtagtaatCTTCATGAGTTTTAaacaaagattaaaaaaattaatgcaaTGAGATAGAAAAGCATGCATAATTACAGAAATTATTGGTAATAAAGTATAATGTTAGAATAATAACTTACATGATGGATACAAGATTTAGGGTTTCAAGAAAAGCAAAATTAGAAGGTTTAGGGAAGCTGGAGCGGTAAACGCCGTCTTCGACCACCGAGAAGTTGGGCGGAGGAGGCGCGACCGCGTTGATTTCCTCCTCTATAGCCACCACTTCTTCAACCATTGTCATCTTCTTGCTGAATAGAATATTAATCTTGTTCAATAGTTCACTGGCTTGCTTCAATTCTTTAATTATGAGCTTAATAACTGAAAAACTGCTTAGTCCTAATTTTATGTTACGTATGGTTTCTCCTAATTTGGTTTCGATATAACGAGATAGAAGATTTATGTTGCGAATCTTTATCTCTTTCGAAATCTTCGCGATTCTTTGAGATATcttatatattgttatataaGATATAAGATATAAGATTAGATTTTCAGTTGTTTTAGCGATTtagtattatttaattaattatttagttaaatttaattaattgatGAAAAATGCGTATGTGCGTTCATGTATGTGTCACTGTAGACCAAATCAAGTGGGAAACTTTGAAAAGGAGATGGCGGCTTCCAAAAAGTTAAGTTTGACCCACATGACGCATTTTATGTAAAATCCGAGAAAaactaactaataaattaaattaattaaatttgtgttaatttgaattgagatgtttgggatatataaaaattattagaatttataatttaaaattttaacgataaattttaaatttaaaattttttttgagtaaaaaaatattaattaataaaaagtgtaaaaatgCATACTAGTATTTTAACTAACAGTATTTATTTAAATCTATAAAATTTTGGCCTATGATTAAACCAAACACACCAAAAGTAGACTTGGGTCACATTTGGGGGTCCAAAATCTGCTCACTACCTTCATTAAAACATTTATCATTGTCTTAAGAGAAAAAAGAGAGCAATAAGAACACTATTCACTCAATCATTCAAATTCACATAACTTTCAATTTGAAATTCTGATTGATGACCCGTTTGTTGTTATGCGTTTATCTCAAATTCCTTTTCAATTTTATCTAAGCATTGTGGTAAGGGATCTTGAAATCCTTGCTCAGTTTTCAGTTTCATTCATGTTTCAAGTCTTTGGATTTgatgttaaaaaaaattcaactttTGATATTTAGAAGAGGTTTAACCTTGAGTATTAAAAAAGTTTTGACCCAAGATTGAGTAGTACAAGATAAGGAAGTTTAACTCccttcattatttttaattttaactaaaatattAGTACGATTATTGAGTCAATTTGTTGTGATTAGATTATATGAATTAACCTGGCTTGTTGGATTGAATTAGTTTGGTTGCGAAGCATTTGTTGAGGCTTGTTGACGTTGGATGTTCGACTTGGATGGGGAAGGAATCTAAAGGGATTTGAATTCGTTGTAATATAACATGAACTACTAGACAGGTTATCTCTAGGATAGGATTAAATGAATATGGTTGATGTAGTGATTAAATGGTTGTAAATTGTATTTATGCTTGGATGATATGAATGGTAATCGATGTAAAAATTTAGTCGGAGACCATAATTGAGTGAGAAAATCTCCAACTTGGTAAGATGAGGTGAGCGGGATAAAATGTTGTATGAGAATGAGATATTTGATGATTGTTGGTTGTGGATTTTATATGTATGAGTGTGTATGTTGAGGTTGTCTTGAGAAATTGATTAATTGGGTGTTGAATGATTAGAAATGATAGAGAATTGATAAATGTATATTGAGAAAGTTTAGAAGTGGTATtagaatgttttttttttcaattgaattgGACTTGAAATTAGTGAAAATTGTTATGCAGAAATATTTGGgtaaaaaatagatttttgacAAAATTCGATAGGTCATAGTTTGGCCCTCGAACCTCTAAATTTTGTGAAACTTGTTTTAAATGAAAATTGAGTTTGTCTATTTTATGATGTTTAAAGAATGGATGGAAAAtgatttttaacaaaaacatTATGAACATTTAGAAATctggtttcaaaaattaaattctgCAAAAATTGTAGAAAACTGAGGTCATGCTATGCATGAAGGGCATTACAGAATTGAAATATTTTTATGCGCGCACTATGTGtacgtgaaaaaaaaaacaaatcatGCATACATACGACTTGCATTCCATAATTGAAAAGATTTCGTGCAAGTACTATGCGTATGCACAAAAGTGGACTCGTGCATATGCACGAGGCATACATACACACGACTCTCCTGTTTTCAaaatgtgtgtgtgtgtgtttaacTATTTTAGCCTATCAATAGGGGTGGAAATAGGCCAGGCGGCCTGCTAGGGGCCTGCAGCCTGGCCTGTGTTTGGCCTGGCCTAGCCTGGTCTGATAGGAAATAGGCCCAAGCTCAGGCTATTAAAAAAGCCTATATTCTTTAAAAGGCCAGGCCTAGGCT from Arachis stenosperma cultivar V10309 chromosome 9, arast.V10309.gnm1.PFL2, whole genome shotgun sequence encodes the following:
- the LOC130947591 gene encoding tyrosine-protein phosphatase DSP3-like gives rise to the protein MTMVEEVVAIEEEINAVAPPPPNFSVVEDGVYRSSFPKPSNFAFLETLNLVSIICLCPEPYPEENLEFLQSHNIRLFHFGIEGKTDLSQSIVKDTITEALKVLIDVKNHPVLIHCNSGKHRTGCLVGCMRKLQNWCLDSVFEEYKKFAGAKSRNTDLEFIGSFDISNMRQCLYSIIYQYQGFASNKPRLLFRSGDNNVQKPQLTKV